A DNA window from Candidatus Paceibacterota bacterium contains the following coding sequences:
- a CDS encoding Mur ligase domain-containing protein, translated as MKIHFVGISGIGISALAGYYLEKGNEITGSDLSLSETANELKKRGVKIFLGHKSSNLKKETDFLVYSSAVKKDNPEILESKKKGIKALSYPEALGNLTKEYYTVAFSGTHGKSTTTAMFSLIAIGANLDPTIIIGTKLKELKNRNYRVGKSNLLIIESDEWNASFLKYSPDIAAINNIERDHLDYYKNLNHIIGTFKKYVGNVKRGGFLVLNKDDKNVLKLKRKNLKTIQFSLKQKEAGKIRKILKVPGEHNVYNALCALSASRAVGIEDKVSYKYLSSFRGTWRRFEEKKINGLTIINDYAHHPTAIKETLKAARDKFKRKRIWCIFQPHQIERTKLLFNDFVKVFSSFKAEKIIIIDIYDVPGREKNNNKRKVSSKNLVEKINQKNIIYLQKDKVKKYIMESISEIDVLIIMGAGDIYEFGKVFNTFNLTKKAPKR; from the coding sequence ATGAAAATACACTTTGTCGGGATAAGCGGGATAGGGATATCGGCTCTTGCCGGATATTATTTAGAAAAAGGGAATGAAATAACGGGCTCTGACCTTTCTCTTTCTGAAACTGCAAATGAACTAAAAAAAAGGGGAGTGAAAATATTTCTTGGACATAAAAGTTCAAACCTAAAAAAGGAAACAGATTTTTTGGTTTATTCTTCCGCCGTTAAAAAAGATAATCCCGAGATTTTGGAAAGTAAAAAAAAGGGGATTAAGGCCTTAAGCTACCCGGAGGCCTTAGGAAATCTTACAAAAGAATATTATACTGTCGCTTTTTCCGGAACTCACGGAAAAAGCACTACTACGGCGATGTTCTCTTTGATTGCGATTGGAGCCAATCTTGACCCGACTATAATCATAGGGACAAAGTTAAAAGAGCTTAAAAACAGAAATTACAGAGTGGGGAAAAGCAATCTTTTGATAATAGAATCAGATGAATGGAACGCTTCTTTTCTTAAATACAGTCCTGATATTGCTGCAATAAACAATATAGAAAGAGACCATCTTGATTATTACAAAAACCTTAATCATATTATAGGGACGTTTAAAAAGTATGTAGGCAATGTTAAAAGAGGGGGATTTCTGGTTTTAAACAAAGACGATAAAAATGTTTTGAAGCTGAAAAGAAAAAATTTAAAAACGATTCAATTTTCCTTAAAGCAAAAAGAAGCCGGCAAGATTAGAAAAATATTAAAAGTGCCAGGAGAGCATAATGTATATAATGCTCTTTGCGCTCTTTCTGCTTCAAGAGCAGTTGGAATAGAGGACAAGGTTTCATATAAATACTTGTCGTCATTTAGGGGCACCTGGCGCCGTTTTGAAGAAAAGAAAATAAACGGCCTTACTATTATAAACGACTATGCCCATCATCCGACAGCAATAAAAGAAACATTAAAAGCGGCAAGAGATAAATTCAAAAGAAAGAGAATTTGGTGTATTTTCCAACCTCACCAAATCGAAAGAACAAAACTTCTTTTTAACGATTTTGTTAAGGTTTTTTCCTCTTTTAAAGCGGAGAAAATAATAATTATTGATATTTATGATGTTCCGGGAAGAGAAAAGAATAATAATAAAAGAAAGGTAAGTTCTAAAAACCTTGTTGAAAAAATAAATCAAAAGAACATAATATATTTGCAAAAGGATAAGGTTAAAAAATATATTATGGAAAGTATTTCCGAAATTGACGTTCTTATTATAATGGGGGCGGGGGATATATACGAATTTGGAAAAGTTTTTAACACTTTTAACTTGACAAAAAAAGCGCCAAAAAGGTAA
- the thpR gene encoding RNA 2',3'-cyclic phosphodiesterase, with translation MRIFTAINLDNETKKNLREKQERIKEIVDFPISWTDENNFHITLLFLGSLRKEELENILKETEKKAKEFSPFSFSFDKITYFSKEAPKMIWAKGKISKEIEELSIKGIIPHVTLGRIKREAIETLSREDLPEIEKEIDISFNVSSIEIMESNLRKGKAIHKVIASFPFKKI, from the coding sequence ATGAGAATTTTTACGGCAATAAATTTAGATAATGAAACTAAAAAAAACCTAAGGGAAAAACAAGAGAGAATAAAAGAAATTGTTGATTTTCCGATTAGCTGGACAGATGAGAATAATTTTCACATAACGCTTCTTTTTTTAGGTTCCTTAAGAAAAGAAGAATTGGAAAATATTTTGAAGGAAACGGAAAAAAAAGCGAAAGAATTTTCTCCTTTTTCTTTTTCTTTTGATAAGATAACTTACTTTTCCAAAGAAGCTCCTAAAATGATTTGGGCAAAAGGGAAAATATCAAAAGAAATTGAAGAACTTTCAATAAAGGGAATTATTCCTCATGTTACTCTTGGCAGAATAAAAAGAGAAGCAATTGAAACTCTAAGTCGCGAGGATTTGCCGGAAATAGAAAAAGAAATTGATATTTCTTTTAATGTTTCTTCAATTGAAATTATGGAAAGCAATCTTAGAAAAGGAAAAGCAATTCACAAAGTTATAGCGTCTTTTCCTTTTAAAAAAATATGA
- the aspS gene encoding aspartate--tRNA ligase — MKRLLNIETKNSVGKTVKVSGFIDSVRVHGKTIFFDLRDKSGLLQVVFTSSNKELYSLVQKVRPQFVVEITGKVSERPDKMVNPNLQTGTVELQGETLNILSEAKTPPFEIDKDTIVVNEETRLRYRYLDLRTERMKKNLFFRSQVTLFIRNYLNKEGFTEIQTPILSKSTPEGARDYLVPSRLNPGKFFALPQSPQQYKQLLMIAGFEKYFQIAPCFRDEDARADRSPGEFYQLDIEMSFIEQEDILNLIENLYTKMIESLFPEKHFTFKPWPRLKYEEVMEKYGSDKPDLRKDKNDKNELAFAFVVDFPLFKAQTADDYFHGSGKAKFAPSHHMFTLAKKEDIELLDKDPLKVKSYQHDLVLNGYEVGGGSIRIHDPKVQEKIFDLIGFNKEQKERFSYFLEAFKYGAPPHGGIASGLERLMMILMGEPNLREVMAFPLTGDGRDPMTGAPSQVFKEQLEDLKIKIERNEKL; from the coding sequence ATGAAAAGATTACTAAATATAGAAACAAAAAACAGTGTTGGCAAGACAGTTAAGGTTTCCGGTTTTATTGATTCTGTCAGAGTTCACGGCAAGACTATTTTTTTTGATTTGCGCGATAAAAGCGGCCTTCTTCAGGTTGTCTTTACCTCTTCAAACAAAGAATTATACTCTCTTGTTCAGAAAGTTCGTCCCCAATTTGTTGTTGAGATAACGGGGAAGGTTTCGGAAAGACCGGATAAAATGGTAAACCCTAATCTTCAAACAGGAACAGTTGAACTTCAAGGTGAAACTTTAAATATTTTAAGCGAGGCAAAAACGCCTCCTTTTGAAATAGACAAAGATACAATTGTTGTAAATGAAGAAACGCGCCTGCGTTATCGTTATCTTGATTTGCGAACCGAAAGAATGAAGAAAAATCTTTTTTTTCGCAGTCAGGTTACCTTATTTATCAGAAATTATTTAAATAAGGAAGGATTTACGGAAATTCAAACTCCGATTCTTTCCAAATCAACTCCGGAAGGAGCCAGGGATTATTTGGTTCCTTCCCGTCTTAATCCAGGAAAGTTTTTTGCCCTTCCCCAGTCGCCCCAGCAATACAAGCAATTGCTTATGATAGCCGGATTTGAGAAATATTTCCAAATTGCTCCTTGTTTTAGGGATGAGGACGCAAGAGCCGACCGCAGCCCGGGAGAATTTTATCAGCTTGATATTGAAATGTCTTTCATAGAACAAGAGGATATTTTAAATTTAATTGAAAATCTTTATACAAAGATGATTGAATCCCTTTTTCCGGAAAAGCATTTTACCTTCAAACCTTGGCCCCGTCTGAAATATGAAGAGGTAATGGAAAAATACGGCAGCGATAAACCTGACTTGAGAAAAGATAAAAACGATAAAAATGAGCTTGCATTCGCTTTTGTCGTTGATTTTCCCCTCTTTAAAGCTCAAACAGCAGACGACTATTTCCACGGTTCCGGAAAAGCAAAGTTTGCTCCTTCGCATCACATGTTTACTTTGGCAAAGAAAGAAGATATTGAACTGCTTGATAAAGACCCTCTGAAGGTAAAATCATATCAGCATGATCTTGTTTTAAATGGATATGAAGTTGGAGGAGGAAGCATAAGAATACATGATCCTAAAGTTCAAGAAAAGATTTTCGACCTTATCGGATTTAACAAAGAACAGAAAGAAAGGTTTTCTTATTTCCTTGAGGCCTTTAAGTATGGCGCTCCTCCGCATGGAGGAATAGCATCGGGACTTGAACGGCTTATGATGATTCTTATGGGAGAGCCCAATCTTCGCGAAGTAATGGCTTTTCCTCTTACGGGAGACGGAAGAGATCCTATGACGGGCGCTCCTTCGCAGGTTTTCAAAGAGCAACTGGAGGATTTAAAAATCAAGATTGAGAGGAATGAGAAACTTTAA